AACACAGGATGATAGGACAGTAGATACCAGCGCAATTGTTGCAGTTGATAACACAGCGGGTAAAGTTGTGTGGAAGTACGGTACTGACAGTGCGGTCATCGGCAGTGTTGTGATAAACAACGGTATTGCTTATGGTATTTCCGTTACGGGTACGTTGTACGCGGTAAACGCAGAGGACGGTGTATTACGCTGGAAGTATACATTGAACGCTCCGGAACAGCGCTGGGTATACAATGCTCCGGAAGTAAAGGACGGGGTTGTATATTTTGGTGTACCGTCACAGTTTGTTGCGTTAGATGCGAATACCGGATACCAAGTATGGGCATCAACGGGGTTAGGCAGTACGGACTGGATAAGTACGAGGATGGCACCGTATAGCGACGGAAAAAATGTGTATATTGCATTTAACTGGCACGGCGTGCTTAACGCTGTGGATAAAACTACCGGGAGTACTGTTTGGCGGTATAAGTTCGGCGGGCGGTATACCAGCGCAAAAGTCGCGGAGAACGGTAACTTAATATACTTCACAGCGGATAAAAAATTATACGCTATCGATAAAAGTACAGGCGGTGTAGTGTGGGCGTACACGGTTAAATCGCTGTGGAACGCATCAGAGCCGGTAGTAACCTCCGACGGGACCGGGCTTATCATCGGTACATCCGATGGGCAGGTGGTTAGATTAAACACCGCAGCGGGAACAAAAGTGTGGGAGTATCAAACCGGTAAAGAAATCGGGTGTTCATTACCCTACCGCAGTGCGGGTGTCAGCGCAGTGATGTCCTCACCGTTAATAGTAAATAATATGGTGTATGTCGGTTCAAATGATGGTAATGTTTACGCGCTGGATGCCGGGACAGGTGAAAAAAAGTGGGGATACACTCTTGGCGTGCCGGTAGTATCAAAACCGGTAGTTGAAGGGGATAAGGTTGTTATCGCAGCTACAGACGGGAATATCTATACACTCGAACAACCTAAATAGACAGTCCTTGATTTATTCGTGAGTATGTTTTATAATACTCTGCGTTCCGGTTTTTTGGGAGCACGGATTCCCCGGTAGCTCAATTGGTAGAGCACCTGACTGTTAATCAGGTGGTTGATGGTTCGAGTCCACCCCGGGGAGTTTTTTAGTTATAGTCCTACTCATTTCAAAACGTTTCACTAGTGCCATCTTTTACCATCCTGTACATTTTACCGCTTTAAGTACACTATACCTTTGACTACAAAGATGTTTCAATTTGTTTCACTGTTATCATTTAGTAATGGGGAACGTGCATGTTTTTATTGAAAGGGGGATTTATATGTGTACAGGTATTCGGATTTTGTTAAGTTAAGTTAATACTTTTTCTAGGATTCCTGAAAAAATCCGCTATAGTTATATACTGAAAATCTCCTTTATCCTTTATTAAGTTATTTGTTTGTAGAATGACTGTTTTCTGTGTCTTTTTATATCTTCTTCCAAACAAATCTAGTGAAGTTAAAAGTACAGGAGAATTTCCAGATTTTACTTCTATGGCAATTAATTTGTCTCCGGCTTGAATTACGAAATCTACTTCATCGTCTCTGTCACGCCAATAAAAAAGTTCACCACCTATTTCTTGAGCAATAGCTAGTAGTTTCACTCCTATAGCATTTTCAGTCAATCTACCCATCAACGCTTTGTCCTTCAGCGTAACCTTATAACCAGTGCCTCTCGTGGCAGTAACTAATGAATTATCCCATACCAATATTTTTGGGGTGGATCCTCTCTGCTTGATTCTGCTGCCGCTGTATTTCTCCAGAGGGGATAATAGAAACGCATTAGATAATAACCTTAGATAAGACGCTATTGTTGTAGTATTCCCGGCATCCTGCAACTGGCCAAGCATTTTTTGGTAGCTGATTATTTCAGCAGGATGTACCAGCCCAATGCCGAGTAGCTGGCGTAACAATGCGGGTTTGGTAATCGCCGACATGAGCAGTACATCTTTTGACAGGACAGTTTCTATCAACGAATCTCTGATATATTTTGACCATCTTGGCTCATCATCACGCAAAGGAATTGCTCCGGGGTATCCTCCAAAATAAAGGTATTCCTCTATTTTCATTTTAAAGTATTCTTCACATTCAGGAAATGACCAGTGGGTATGCCTGTGGATTTCAAAACGTCCGGCTAGGCTTTCAGTCAACCCTTTTTGCACTAAAAGTGATGAAGAACCTAAAAGAATAACTCGTATCGATTTTTTTGTTCTCTTATCTTCATCAAACAATTTTTTTACAACTTCACTCCAGCGCGGTATTTTTTGTACTTCATCAAGTATAAGAAGTGTTTTACTTCTTTTCTTCTCGTATAATACCCTGGCTTCATCCCATTGCGCTGTAATCCAATCAATAGTAGGGGTATTCGGCAAGTCTGCGGTTTTATAAAGTTTTGGCCCGGCCCACTTCTTGTATAACTGCAGAACGAGAGTTGTTTTTCCAACCTGTCGCGGCCCTATAACAACCTGAATTAGATTCGGTTCTCCATGCGACCTTTTATCCAGTTCATCAAACAGGAACTTTCTGATATATTCTTTCATAATGCAAAAATAATAGCATGTCAGGAAACATCTGTCAAACGAATAACTCAATCCATTGAGTTATTCGTTAATATTACCACAGAAGCGTTTATGTATTAAATGGATGTGTTTTAACATTGAAAAGTGACCCACTTCTAACATCCAATATTGACCCAGTCTGTAGTTATTGTTACCGTCGCAATCGTTATACATACTCCCGTGTCATTTCTGAAGATTAAATTGGGGCAATTACCAGGGCTATTTTACAATGTTATCTTCACAACTTCGTACTCTCCAATTCTTGGGAGTACAAACTTTACAGTATTTCCTTTTTGCGTGAATTTAAGTTTTTTCCCGGACCACAACGCGGTGACAGATTGTATTTTGTTCTTAACCTTGAGTTCAACCTCGACGTAGTGCACAGGTATAATTTGTTCAATCGGCCGTTTAGTTTCGGATGTGAAGTTCACGAAGTATGCATAAACATCACCGGTTTCTTTACTTTTCCTTACCGTAATCTCGATAGATGTCGGTGTATTGGTAAGTTTTACCTCAACCCCGGCTAATGATTTCAATATATTCCTTGTTATACGATAAAAGTCGGGAAGGTTAAACCTGGCTAATGCATGTCCTACAGTTCCGGCAAAAAAGATTGACCGTCCTTTACCATACTTGTTCTCAATAAGGAACGGTTTCTCAGACTTCTTCGGTGCACCGGCATACCGTCCCAGCAGCGGTTCATAAAACTTTATTGGCGCTGCGAGTTTGGTGGTTACATTCAACCCGTGGATGGTAGAGACAATATAGTTTCGTTTATTCAACCCCTTTACACTAAAATGGTTAGGATTTGCTGCGTAAATAAAGTCCCAGTTCAGCGGGCCGAACGGCGTACCAACACTTTGAATACCCATAACATCTGCTAGTTGCAGGTTTTTACACTTCTTTCCTTTTTCATCGTACAACGATGTTTCAAACGAAGACAAAATGTTCCCGCCGGAATTGACAAACTTTTTCACGCCGGTAACAACATTCTTTGACATACACGCAACATTGGGGAATACTACCAGTTTGTACTTCGGGTCGATATTCTCAAGCGCTTTTTCGTCGATAACATCAAACGGTACATGGTTCCTCGCAAGAATAGCGTAGAACCCGTAAAACTCTTCCAGTACATTCCCAGCTTTTTCAGCTTTCATCTCTTTTGTAAAATCGGTCAGCGGTATTTCAGAACCGGTATAATAATTCCCTGTTTGAGCAGGCCACACCAACGCAACGGATGCCAACGACGCGGTGTTTATAAACAGTTCAGGATACTTTTTGATAAACGCATTGTATTTCTGCAGTACCTTCATCTCGTTCGGGTAACACTCCGGATCATCCGAATACGAAATATTCACGTTCGATTGATGCGTAATTGTTTGGCTGTACAGAATACTGATCTCACCAGCGGGTAAGGTTGAGAAATTCCAGGGTTTATGCCCCGTTGCACAGAAAACTACTGATGGTTTACCGCCCGCCAGTCCATTGATCAATTTCGAGGTAGCTCCGGGTTTGTAAATAGACTCGCGTAGCTCGCCGATAAGAAACCCGCCCTCTGTTCCGAGCATATCGGTAACTTCGATGATTTTACGGTTATTCCTGCCTGTTGGCCAGTCCGGAGATATCGTGTTGCCGTTCATGTAAAGCAACGTATCAGGGTTCGCTTGTTTTATCACGCGGTTGGATTCAGCAAGAAACGCGTGCATACTTTCCGACTGGAACTCTAAGAGATCGTACCACTGAGGGTTATCGCGCTGGGAAACAAGCTTAGTTTTCGAAGGTAGTTCATACCCATACTTTTTTTGGAACGCGGTTTTGCACGCGGTGCAATAACACGTGTCCGCCAAAAATATAGGCCCGTCAAAAAATATGCCGTCCACCCCGCAGGACGCGAGGTCACGTACGACTTTGAATACCCGTTCCCGCCATGGACTGTTGATGCAAAATGAAGTATTTCTGCTGTAGAGGTTGTCTACGGCAATGCCGTCCTCTTTCCTCTGTACCCAAGCCGGCATAAGATCGATATACTTAGTATTTTCGGAGTGAACGTTGTAGTACACGATTACCCGCGTTTTTTGTTTCCGTGCATGCTCAAGATATTTTTTTAAGGATACTGAATCAATTTCTAGAGAATGGTCCCATGGTACATGAAATATTTCTTCAGGAAGATCGCTTCCCCCGCGTTTAAACGCGTAGTTTATCAAATGTTCGGCATTACCGCCGAGTTTTTTAAGGGTTTGTATTTTCTTTGTAAAATCATCAAACTTATCCGGGAATTTTATTATCCGTATCGGCTCCGTAAGCCACCATTTCTTTTCGCTCATGATATCCTCCTACAAAATATTATCTTTGCAATTTCCATACATCTTTCCCCATATTGTTTCCTGCAACCACCCATAAAGCATCGTTGTGCGGATTCCAGCCGCCGATAAGCCACATTTTTCCTTTAAATACCAGCGCGCCTGCCCCGTCCCGTGGTGCATAAGTTGTTGTAGTTACCGACGATAGGATTATACACATCCTTGTGTCAAAATTCAATGCAATAATGGGTCGTATTTGGATGCAAACTCACAGGCGTTTATCGGCTGTTATTCCAATCCCGTTTTTTACTCTTTCACAAAAAATAGGTATAATATTTGCAATCAAATCGGAGGAACGGACTATGAGTACAAAACACAGCGAAAATAGAACAACAATAAAGAGCAAATCCTCTACTCTACTGATAGACGCGAGAATCAAAGAGCTGGACGACTGGAGAGGCAAGACGCTCAATCACACTTAACGATTTCAATGCTTATATGCGCCAGTTCGTGTACTTCTTTCAGCAATTCCTTGTATACATCCAATTCTTTAGGCTCTTTTGCAACCAAAGATATAATGCACGAATACCTGTTTTGTTCTACTTTCCAAAGATGTAAGTCAGATATTTTTGTGTCATTATCATTTTCTACTATCCCTTTGATTTCTTGCTGTAACTCTTCATTGTTTCCGCTGTCCAACAAAATCGTTGCAGTATCTCTCAATAATTGAAATGACCAGCGGAAGATTAGTATCGAACTTACAATACCCATCAACGGGTCAAGAAAGTTTAACTGCATAAGTTTTGCACCTAATAACGCGACAATCGCGAAAACAGAAGTTAATGCATCAGCGATCACATGTAGATACGCCGATTTCATGTTCAAGTCGTGTTCCAGCTGGTGGGTATGACCGTGTTCATGGTTGTGGTCATTATGATGATCATGATGGTGATGATGTTGTCCCTGCTTATCGAAACTTAGTATCGCTGCGCAGGCAACGTTTACAAGTAATCCCAAACCCGCAACTAGTAATGCTTGGTTATACTGGATAACCAGGGGATGCAATATTCTATCAACAGAAAAGTATACTACGCACAGGCCAACTATTCCGAGCAAGATTGCGCTTGTATATGCCCCGAGAATTTCGATTTTCCATGTACCAAAAGTATAATCAGTATTATTCTTCTGTTTTTTCGCTATAAGGTACGCAAAAAGCGTAATTGTTAAAGCGCTGGCATGAGTTGCCATGTGCCATCCATCAGAAAGTAAAGCCATTGAGTTAAAAATGTAGCCAAACACGATTTCAGCCAGCATGGTTAGTTCGGTGATTATGATAACAACAAAAACTTTTCTAAAATTTGATTCTTTGACTTCATGAAAGTTGTGCGGGTGCTGATAAACTTGTATATTACTGTGGTGCATTTCGGTATTTATACTCCCTTTATTAAACAACTCATATCACAAGCATTATAACAAAAATCAGTATTATAAGGTAATTATCAAACCTTAACAAGAGGGTCAAATATTGCTATAATTTAAACATACACAAGCATGAAAGGATAAATACAGCCTATGATAAAGCGACGTGTCCGCTCAGGCTCTGAATTCTGCAATAAGTGCGGTATAGCAAATAATAGCGAACACTCTTGGTTACGCTCCCGGTCCAGTTTTCGATACATCCCTATACTTTGCCCCAAATGTTCGAAGACATTATCCAAGGATGTAAAAGAATTTATTAAGAACTGGCTGCATTTCAATCTCCCGCGTTGACAATATAAACATCAGACCGTCCCCCATGGGCGGCAGTATAAGATATCCAGTTGCCGGAAGCGTCTGTTAACGGATGCGGGTGGGAATACTGCCCCGGGAGGCTTCCCCACTCGGTATTGTGCAAACAAATAGGTTCCAATTTCGGCTCGCTTTCTGTGCCATCTCCATAATATAACCATTGAAGCTTGTCACGGGAAAAGAATCCGTCGATGATCAGCGCCGGCTTGTTTGGTAACGGCGTATTGTGTCCATAAAAACTGGATTCAGGAAATACCCTCTCCCAGACTGTGTTACCGGTTGGCGTGGCCACTCCGAAATACTCCCCGCCGCTTTCCGCTTTTCCATGATAGCACATGGCAGACCCGTCCCAGAGCCACGCTTGGTGGCTTTGAAAATATCCTGGATAATATGTCTTCAACGGGCGGATCTTTCCTGTCTGTATGTCAAGCAACCAGATGCGCGATGTATGTCCGTCGCCCTTACCCCAGTATCCCGGCGGGAGATCCAGATCGAAATACAGCAGCCCGCCGTTGGACGGACAGAACGCGCAATGAGCGGACTGGGCCGGCGAAGGGTGTTCGTAAAGAATATCCATTATACCGCTTCCATCCATTGGTACACGGATCAAACGAAGGCGGTGTAAATATTCGCGATAGCGTTTTTGAGGAATTAGTGGCCATTGGCTGCCCCGCATCTCCGGGTGAGCTGAGCTTAGTGTGATTCCCACGTACTTCTCATCGGGAGAAACGCTTGGCGCTCCGAATATCCATTCATCGCCGCAGTCGTCCAAGATAATCCGCGCATCGCAGGTGTGAATATCCACTGCCATGATGCGCCTCTCAATAGTGAACACTACTACACCAGATTTCGGGGCAATGCTGACACGGTTACCGCAAATTCCGCGGCCATCAACGTCGGCAAAGGTGAGGCACATCCCGCGGTGAATATAATTACGGTCGCCGACGCCCGGTGCGCGCCAAAGCGCTTTCAAGTCGCCTGTCTCGGCCTCTGCGGCAATAACCCATGTAGATCCTTCACGAACGGAGACGAACACCATGTATCGTCCGTCAGCGGAAAAACCTGAATTCGTATGATACGTAGGAGTCTGATTGATCCGTCCGGTGGTGGTCAAACGACGCACGGAGCGCCCGGTCAACGCATCACTATAAGTTTCTGACTCATTCCAAGTATCGCCGATCTTCATGCCTTCCTCCAACTAACACCTTTTTCTTTGTAGGATTCTACACAGACTTATAATTTCTCAACCATTTGGTGGAAACGTTTTTCAATTTCATTACAGAAAACAGTATCTGACAACCTGATATTCATCATTTCTTCATCGCTCAAAGGTTTTGTTTTTGGCGATAATAACTTAATTGATAACGCTTCTGCGAACACAAGTTTATTCCCAGCCAGCGCTTTGACTTCTTTGAAAACATTTTCGTATCCGAATGTAGTATCCTTATTCTCTTCATCACTTCCGCAAGTGGTTACAAAAATAAGTTCCACGATACTTTTCATAAGCGCGAGGTCCACGAAAATTACTCCAATTTATTTTACTCGGTTTTTGTTTTTCGCGCCACAGGGGGTACCCCTTGTGATGTTACTAGTTCCTTAATATTTAATAGGTATCTAACTTAAGGTCACTAACGCTGAGAAATTGGGATCCTTATACCCAATCAAACAGGTTATGACATCGTTTAGTTGTCAATTGAGTTGAAAATTGAATATTGATATACTTAAATCAAAGAACTGGGAAAGACATTTGAGAATAGATATTTATCAGGTTATAAAGGACAATTATACCGTGCGGACTACCGGCGTATTTAATGACAAACTGCTTACCGTATCAATAATATTATCGATTACGGTACATTTTCTTATGTTTTACTTACCGAGGGTAATGATTGTTGAAGACGAGATTAATCCGTTGGACTATAAACTTGTACAGTTAGTGGACATGGAACCTCTGCTTCCAATGATGCTGAAATCTGAAAATGCAGACGGCGAACTTAAACCCGTAGAGCAAACTCCCAAAGAAGTAAAGGAACTACCCAGAGAAGTAGCAAAACCAGTTACTGAATTGCAAAATTATTCTAACTACCTGCCCTTTTTTCAAGTAGCAAGGCTGCCTGAATTTATACAAAAAGTTAAGCCGGAATATCCATTAACCGCAAGGGTAAGAGACATTGAATCTAGTGTAATTGCGGAAGGATATATTGATGCTGAAGGTAAGATGAGGAAAGTTGTTATTGTGAAAAGCGGTAGTACAGAATTTGATGCCGCAGTTATTGCTGCTTTGTACAAATCAAAATTTAAGCCAGCAATTTCGAAAGAAGGGAAGCCGGTAGCTGTTAAAGTACGGATTCCTTTTAAGTTTGAACTTGAATAACAGATTAGGAGGAAATGTTTTATGGCAGGAATGTCGTTTCTTGAATGGTTTAAAATGGGCGGAATATTCATGTGGCCGCTACTGATATTTTCAATAATTGGCCTGGCATACATAATAGAACGAAGCGCCGTCTTTCTTATGGTTAAAATACAACCGGGAATGGAAATTGAAGATATGTTTGCAAAACTCGACGAAAAAGATGTTGAATCTGCGAAAAAAGTGTTGGCTAAGCACAAAAACGCATATATTACAGAAGTCATGGCGGCAGGGCTTGATATGCTGGACCAGACAATTGAAAGAATGGAAAAATCGATGGAAGCGTGTATCAATATTAAAATAAAAATTCTTGAAAAACGGCTAAACATGCTCGTAGTAATCAGCAACCTCGCGCCACTAACCGGATTTTTGGGAACCGTATCCGGTATGATAAACGCGTTCAAATCTATTGCCGTAGCAGAAGAAGTTTCTACCCAGCTTGTTGCCGCGGGTATTTATGAAGCGCTGATTACAACAGTTGCCGGGCTTGTTATAGCTATAGTGGTGGTAAGCGCGCATAGCGTTTTTATGAACACTGTGGATAACTTTATCAACGATTCTGAACGGTTAACAAATAGGTTGGTTGAAGTGCTTATAGAAAAAAAGATTAAGTAAGAAGAGTTTTTTATGATCAAAGTAAGGCGCAGAAATAACGAGATACCGATGTCGTCAATGTCAGACATAGCATTTTTACTTATAATATTTTTTATTGTCACAATGTCTTTTGTATACAAAAGCGGGTTGAATATACTGCTTCCAAAAAAGGGCGCGCAACCGCGGGTGGTAAGTGTTAATGAAGTGTTCCAGCTTGAACTTAACGCTGTCGGGCGGTTGTCTCAAAACAAGATAAATATTAGCCTTGATAGCATGAAGTTTGGTACCAGAACCGGTGCTATTATCAAGGTGGATAAAGCGTGTAAGTATGCAAATGTTATTGCGTTGATTGAACATTTGCAGAAAAACGGGGTTTACAGGATCTCGCTTAAAACATTATGATAAAGATTAGGCGTAGAAAAGTTAATATTCCGGTCTCGTCAATGTCAGACATTGCGTTTTTATTATTAATATTCTTGATGGTAACTACACTGACATCGTCACAAAAAGCTGTTACTGTAACTCTGCCGCAGGTTGTAAAAGCGAGTAAAATAGACGCAAAGAAACGGATAAATGTGTATATAAAAAAAGACGGGAAGTTGTTTTACAACAGTAAGCAGGTAGATACGGATAAACTTATGGATATACTGGAAAACCTGGCAGTGTTCAACAAACACGCAACTGTTTTTTTGTACAGCGACGTTGATACTGAGTATCGGCACGTTGATTCCGTAATACAGATACTAAAAAATGTTCAGATACGAAACTGCGTGTTTGCAACGAAGAATGTAACTTCGCAGGTTAATAATGCTAAGTAAACTATCAAGGTGTAATTGACAATGGCAACAAAACTTAACTATCTACTAATACTATCATTCATTCTCATACATGTTTCTACAGGTTATTCATATGAAATAACGGGGAAACTGTACGATTCTGTTACAAACATCGTGTTGACTGACGGGTATATTGAAATATACGGTACAGAAAAATATGCACAAACTTCTGCTGACGGTACGTATGTATTGACAATTCAGCCTACAGGGCATTACCTGTTGTCATTCCATGCAATGGGATATGAATCAAAACAAACGGAAGTTGATGTTATCGCTGATATTAATCTCGATGTTGCACTACATGAGGGGAACGTCCCGTCTCTTAACGAAATAGTGGTTTCTGCAGAAAAAGAAAAAGCTGTTGTTTCAAAACAGGAAGTTAGGAAAGAAGAAATTCAGCGTGCAATGAAAAACTATTTTGATGATCCATTAAAGATATTGCAGACAATGCCTGGTGTAGTACGTGCAAATTATTTTAGTTCAATGATGTACGTACGCGGGGGAGAACCTTGGGAAAACGCAGGTGTTTGGGATGGTATTTACCTGCCGGTACTATACCATTACGGCGGCTTGTTAAGCGTGTATAACCTCTCACTTATTGAAAACATAGCGTTTTATACCGGTGCATATCCCGCTATTTACGGTAATGCATTATCGTCAGTAATAAATGTAAATAACCGGAGAGGGGATTATAAAAAAATTAAAGGTTCATTCACTCTTGGGTTGATAAGTTCTAGTTTGAACCTTGAGGTACCGGTGCCATTGCTGGAAGAATCGTCGTTTATCATCGGGATGAGAAGGACTTACTATGACCTTCTTCTCAACCTGCTTATAAATAAACAGGGAATAATGTTTCCTTATTACTACGATATTCAAGGTAACTTTACTTTCAAAACCGGGAAAAGCAAGTTTACGTTATCCGGCTTGTATTCTTTTGAGGAGATTAACATGGCTGTAAATCCCAGTACCGGTATTGCAGCCGGAGTTTCAGTCTCAGCATTGTCATTGAGCGAAACGCCTGTGGTGTCATTACAGTGGCTGTACAAACCAGCGGAAAGTTTTTATCTTAACCTTATTGCCGGATGGACTAAACAATACTCAAAAAGTGATTTAAGCGCTGACCTATCCAGTTTTTCAATCACTGATGAATTAAACATATCCGCAACTAAAGTACAATACTTTTATTTGTATAACTACAGTACGTCATATCTTTACAACGTGAAGCCGGTATTTCATTTCATACCTTCGGAAATACAGCATTTACAGGCGGGGATTGATGTCCAGCAGTATCCCGATATCAAAGAAGTGTTTGATATGGAATATAGCTATACCAATCTGAATAACAGAAACCGGGT
The Elusimicrobiota bacterium genome window above contains:
- a CDS encoding ATP-binding protein, translating into MKEYIRKFLFDELDKRSHGEPNLIQVVIGPRQVGKTTLVLQLYKKWAGPKLYKTADLPNTPTIDWITAQWDEARVLYEKKRSKTLLILDEVQKIPRWSEVVKKLFDEDKRTKKSIRVILLGSSSLLVQKGLTESLAGRFEIHRHTHWSFPECEEYFKMKIEEYLYFGGYPGAIPLRDDEPRWSKYIRDSLIETVLSKDVLLMSAITKPALLRQLLGIGLVHPAEIISYQKMLGQLQDAGNTTTIASYLRLLSNAFLLSPLEKYSGSRIKQRGSTPKILVWDNSLVTATRGTGYKVTLKDKALMGRLTENAIGVKLLAIAQEIGGELFYWRDRDDEVDFVIQAGDKLIAIEVKSGNSPVLLTSLDLFGRRYKKTQKTVILQTNNLIKDKGDFQYITIADFFRNPRKSINLT
- a CDS encoding beta-galactosidase trimerization domain-containing protein, with the translated sequence MSEKKWWLTEPIRIIKFPDKFDDFTKKIQTLKKLGGNAEHLINYAFKRGGSDLPEEIFHVPWDHSLEIDSVSLKKYLEHARKQKTRVIVYYNVHSENTKYIDLMPAWVQRKEDGIAVDNLYSRNTSFCINSPWRERVFKVVRDLASCGVDGIFFDGPIFLADTCYCTACKTAFQKKYGYELPSKTKLVSQRDNPQWYDLLEFQSESMHAFLAESNRVIKQANPDTLLYMNGNTISPDWPTGRNNRKIIEVTDMLGTEGGFLIGELRESIYKPGATSKLINGLAGGKPSVVFCATGHKPWNFSTLPAGEISILYSQTITHQSNVNISYSDDPECYPNEMKVLQKYNAFIKKYPELFINTASLASVALVWPAQTGNYYTGSEIPLTDFTKEMKAEKAGNVLEEFYGFYAILARNHVPFDVIDEKALENIDPKYKLVVFPNVACMSKNVVTGVKKFVNSGGNILSSFETSLYDEKGKKCKNLQLADVMGIQSVGTPFGPLNWDFIYAANPNHFSVKGLNKRNYIVSTIHGLNVTTKLAAPIKFYEPLLGRYAGAPKKSEKPFLIENKYGKGRSIFFAGTVGHALARFNLPDFYRITRNILKSLAGVEVKLTNTPTSIEITVRKSKETGDVYAYFVNFTSETKRPIEQIIPVHYVEVELKVKNKIQSVTALWSGKKLKFTQKGNTVKFVLPRIGEYEVVKITL
- the dmeF gene encoding CDF family Co(II)/Ni(II) efflux transporter DmeF yields the protein MHHSNIQVYQHPHNFHEVKESNFRKVFVVIIITELTMLAEIVFGYIFNSMALLSDGWHMATHASALTITLFAYLIAKKQKNNTDYTFGTWKIEILGAYTSAILLGIVGLCVVYFSVDRILHPLVIQYNQALLVAGLGLLVNVACAAILSFDKQGQHHHHHDHHNDHNHEHGHTHQLEHDLNMKSAYLHVIADALTSVFAIVALLGAKLMQLNFLDPLMGIVSSILIFRWSFQLLRDTATILLDSGNNEELQQEIKGIVENDNDTKISDLHLWKVEQNRYSCIISLVAKEPKELDVYKELLKEVHELAHISIEIVKCD
- a CDS encoding energy transducer TonB, whose protein sequence is MRIDIYQVIKDNYTVRTTGVFNDKLLTVSIILSITVHFLMFYLPRVMIVEDEINPLDYKLVQLVDMEPLLPMMLKSENADGELKPVEQTPKEVKELPREVAKPVTELQNYSNYLPFFQVARLPEFIQKVKPEYPLTARVRDIESSVIAEGYIDAEGKMRKVVIVKSGSTEFDAAVIAALYKSKFKPAISKEGKPVAVKVRIPFKFELE
- a CDS encoding MotA/TolQ/ExbB proton channel family protein, which produces MAGMSFLEWFKMGGIFMWPLLIFSIIGLAYIIERSAVFLMVKIQPGMEIEDMFAKLDEKDVESAKKVLAKHKNAYITEVMAAGLDMLDQTIERMEKSMEACINIKIKILEKRLNMLVVISNLAPLTGFLGTVSGMINAFKSIAVAEEVSTQLVAAGIYEALITTVAGLVIAIVVVSAHSVFMNTVDNFINDSERLTNRLVEVLIEKKIK
- a CDS encoding biopolymer transporter ExbD: MIKVRRRNNEIPMSSMSDIAFLLIIFFIVTMSFVYKSGLNILLPKKGAQPRVVSVNEVFQLELNAVGRLSQNKINISLDSMKFGTRTGAIIKVDKACKYANVIALIEHLQKNGVYRISLKTL
- a CDS encoding biopolymer transporter ExbD codes for the protein MIKIRRRKVNIPVSSMSDIAFLLLIFLMVTTLTSSQKAVTVTLPQVVKASKIDAKKRINVYIKKDGKLFYNSKQVDTDKLMDILENLAVFNKHATVFLYSDVDTEYRHVDSVIQILKNVQIRNCVFATKNVTSQVNNAK
- a CDS encoding TonB-dependent receptor translates to MATKLNYLLILSFILIHVSTGYSYEITGKLYDSVTNIVLTDGYIEIYGTEKYAQTSADGTYVLTIQPTGHYLLSFHAMGYESKQTEVDVIADINLDVALHEGNVPSLNEIVVSAEKEKAVVSKQEVRKEEIQRAMKNYFDDPLKILQTMPGVVRANYFSSMMYVRGGEPWENAGVWDGIYLPVLYHYGGLLSVYNLSLIENIAFYTGAYPAIYGNALSSVINVNNRRGDYKKIKGSFTLGLISSSLNLEVPVPLLEESSFIIGMRRTYYDLLLNLLINKQGIMFPYYYDIQGNFTFKTGKSKFTLSGLYSFEEINMAVNPSTGIAAGVSVSALSLSETPVVSLQWLYKPAESFYLNLIAGWTKQYSKSDLSADLSSFSITDELNISATKVQYFYLYNYSTSYLYNVKPVFHFIPSEIQHLQAGIDVQQYPDIKEVFDMEYSYTNLNNRNRVVKTVMESTSTATLYCPFIQDEISLFNEKLTLLPGCRMTYLDFNGQTVTEPRFSAEYSISQNDTVKLAVGKVTQFIAEPRVLKDKDKSGLKLPEAWHYVAGYEKDIAEGVLLRTELFYKDYSNLILFESNNFNSTASNNMYGYSRGLELFVEKKKSGNTNLSGWISAALLDSRRVISSKLSSGSIIPVNEEFYPDQDRRFNMSIVVDWKISTKLMLYSEFDYTTGSPYTPITGATKRVYSSGNVSYQPVYGKYNSERLPDYHTLDVKLDYKFKSFGIESSCFLQVNNLYNHTNVMGYDYSRDYSVKTERSYLGLLIVTGLEFVW